The proteins below come from a single Argentina anserina chromosome 1, drPotAnse1.1, whole genome shotgun sequence genomic window:
- the LOC126797613 gene encoding DNA topoisomerase 6 subunit A gives MADKKKKRRRADPASDDEDSLPFKNILKPDASILRSIQNLTDSLRSSAASSSGSLTLADLSISSCREVRELPISSVQSEIESLMLGVLHSILDGRGFAFDVPSRAAANQLYVPELDRIVLRDKSSLRPYANVSTVRKATVTARILQLIHELTIKDIHVTKRDLFYTDVKLFQDQSQSDTVLDDVSCMIGCTRSSLNVVAAEKGVVVGRLIFSDDGDVIDCTKMGMGGKAIPPNINRVGDMQSDALFILLVEKDAAYMRLAEDRFYNRFPCIIVTAKGQPDVATRLFLRKMKMELKLPVLALVDSDPYGLKILSVYGCGSKNMSYDSANLTTPDIKWLGIRPSDLDKYKIPEQCRLPMTDQDIKTGKDMLEEDFVKKNPKWVEELTLMVKSKQKAEIQALSNFGFQYLSEVYLPLKLQEEDWI, from the coding sequence ATGGccgacaagaagaagaagcgccGCCGCGCCGACCCAGCCTCCGACGACGAAGACTCTCTCCCTTTCAAGAACATCCTCAAACCCGACGCCTCAATCCTCCGCTCCATCCAAAACCTCACCGACTCCCTCCGCTCCTCCGCCGCGTCCTCCTCCGGATCCCTAACCCTCGCCGACCTCTCCATCTCCTCCTGCCGCGAAGTCCGCGAGCTCCCGATCTCCTCCGTCCAGTCCGAGATCGAGTCCCTCATGCTCGGAGTCCTCCACTCCATCCTCGACGGCCGCGGCTTCGCCTTCGACGtcccctcacgcgccgccgccaACCAGCTCTACGTCCCCGAGCTCGACCGCATCGTCCTCCGAGACAAATCCTCCCTCCGCCCCTACGCCAACGTCTCCACCGTCCGCAAAGCCACCGTCACCGCCCGCATCCTCCAGCTCATCCACGAGCTCACCATCAAGGACATCCACGTCACCAAGCGTGACCTCTTCTACACCGACGTCAAGCTCTTCCAGGACCAGTCCCAGTCCGACACCGTCCTGGACGACGTGTCGTGCATGATCGGCTGCACCAGGTCCAGCCTGAACGTCGTCGCCGCCGAGAAAGGCGTCGTCGTCGGCCGCCTCATCTTCAGCGACGACGGTGACGTCATCGACTGTACTAAGATGGGGATGGGAGGTAAAGCCATCCCTCCGAACATCAACAGAGTCGGTGATATGCAGAGTGACGCATTGTTCATCCTGCTTGTGGAGAAGGATGCTGCTTATATGCGATTGGCCGAGGATCGATTCTATAATCGGTTCCCCTGCATCATTGTGACAGCTAAGGGCCAGCCGGACGTGGCGACGAGGCTGTTCTtgaggaagatgaagatggaATTGAAGCTCCCTGTGCTGGCATTGGTGGATAGTGATCCTTATGGGCTGAAGATTCTGTCTGTTTATGGATGTGGTTCGAAGAATATGTCGTATGACAGTGCGAATTTGACCACGCCGGATATTAAGTGGCTGGGAATTAGGCCTAGTGATTTGGATAAGTATAAGATACCGGAGCAATGTAGGTTGCCGATGACTGATCAGGATATTAAGACAGGGAAGGATATGTTGGAGGAGGATTTCGTGAAGAAGAATCCCAAGTGGGTTGAGGAGCTGACTCTGATGGTGAAGAGTAAGCAGAAGGCGGAAATTCAGGCTTT